The sequence below is a genomic window from Paenibacillus sp. DCT19.
GTGCATCCATTCTTTCAGTTGCAGTTCATCATGCAATTCAGAAGCCAGAACGGTAACCTGAGCATCATCAATCATGACAGGTGTGAACCGAATTTCCGGAGGAAGCCATTCGCCAACAATGTTATTTACCGCGAAAAGCAACAGATCACGATCCTGCTCTTCATAACGCGTCCCCTCAATGGTATCCATCTGAAGTGTAAGCACACCAAGGCTAGACCAGTTGGTTGGAAAATCATATAGATCTCCTTGATATCTGAAATCCTCTTCCGATATTTTGCCTGTTAATAGTTTAGTCATAAAAAATTCCTGTAAATGAACGTGTTGTCCTTTCATTTGCTCTCGCATGGTCTGCTCAGAACTGAACAAGGTTGACAATCGCTCTTCGATATAACTGAATTCATCCTGTCTTCGACCTTTCGAATCCACAGGTGAGTCCAGACCTTTCGTGAATTGAAGCAGCCTTGAAATAGGTGAATACATCCGGCGGCTACCGTAGAATGCAACTAATCCGGTTAATCCTAACATCACAAGTGTGGCTACTCCCGTTACCAGAGCAATTTTCTGAGATTGAGCAGTAATCTGCCCAAGCGATACAACAGACACATACAACCATCCGTTAAGCTGTGACTGCCGATAACTAACAGCCACCTGATTCCCCTCTACCTCCGCATTAAAGAAACCTTCCGATTCCCCTGTTACTTGCACTTTCTCTTGAATTTCCTCGTTCAGTGCAGTGTACTTCCCATTCTGTTCCATATCGTTCAGGAAAAACTTCTGATCCCGATCAAGGACATACATATCTCCGGAATTGGTATTACGACTCAAATAAGAGCTAAGCTCTGTATCAGAAATATCAATCACTAGAAATCCTTTCGGTTTGACATTCGTCGGCATCATGGGAATCTTGAATACCATACTCACCACATTGTCTGAAGAAATGAGTGTGGGAACGATCTCCTGTGTGGAATCGCCCACGCCTGCCGATACAGGTACGCTCTCTTTTGCTGAGTTTACATTCTGCGTTACCCAGAATAAACTGTTGGTATACTTCAGATACGAGCCGATTCGATCCCGGATACTAAAATCAT
It includes:
- a CDS encoding AraC family transcriptional regulator; this encodes MPKYLLRLLCFTMILGALPVIVIGSVSYTIASQDIEQKVRESNLQILHQTQMRVEQVLRSLQLSSIQYVNSPLVLQAMKQPLDSSEFQQIRDLTSGFNNLQAVTNIDQAYLVNLDEDWVVSMRSFGKLDDFSIRDRIGSYLKYTNSLFWVTQNVNSAKESVPVSAGVGDSTQEIVPTLISSDNVVSMVFKIPMMPTNVKPKGFLVIDISDTELSSYLSRNTNSGDMYVLDRDQKFFLNDMEQNGKYTALNEEIQEKVQVTGESEGFFNAEVEGNQVAVSYRQSQLNGWLYVSVVSLGQITAQSQKIALVTGVATLVMLGLTGLVAFYGSRRMYSPISRLLQFTKGLDSPVDSKGRRQDEFSYIEERLSTLFSSEQTMREQMKGQHVHLQEFFMTKLLTGKISEEDFRYQGDLYDFPTNWSSLGVLTLQMDTIEGTRYEEQDRDLLLFAVNNIVGEWLPPEIRFTPVMIDDAQVTVLASELHDELQLKEWMHTQAEGIRERVVTYLNLPVSIGISRSYRAIGDTPQAYQESREALQGRVSLGSRIILHYEDIQPRGQTEAALYTQLRMIEDQLASALKQGMRKKWMPTSHSTWDCSQIRNCISVSIQPLWCNCCPVYIN